In Chryseobacterium sp. C-71, the genomic window CCTCTTTTCAGAAGGATGCCGAACAGTCTAAGATGAGGTTTTACCAGATTTTTCTCACAGAATCTAAGGTGGTCATTCAGCATTCTGATCAGGAAGCTTTTGTCGAAATGTTGTGAGTACTTATTCAGCACTGTTTCACGCATAATATGGTAACCTAAATCTTTTTTACTTTGTAATGATAAATCACCTGATATGCTTGATGTTGACATCCTTACTGTAACTTTTGCACTTGAGATATAAAAGACTCTATTTAATCCTGAAAAAGTCAGAATAGCATAATCATCCGCTCCCCATGCAAAAGGGATTTTTAGAAAATGATGTTTTTTATAAGCCGAAAGTGCAAAAATGTTTTCAGACAGGCTGCTTGGCATTAAACCTTTATATTTTCTTTTAAATAATTCTGGTGCAGGAATTATAGTTTCATCAGTTGTAATGGCATGTAAAATAGTTTTATTTTCATCTACAATATCGTGCGAAAACTTAATGGCAGAGATTTTAGCAGCCTGTATTTCGGGTAAATTCTTGTAAAATTCTTCAACAAAGTTTTCAGAAATAATATCATCATCACCTAATATTTGAAACCAGTCTTCCTTTACATGAGCTAAGATTCTTTCCCACTGCAAAGCAAGGTTTTTCCCACCTAAATTATCATTGTAATCAAAATATAAATAAGA contains:
- a CDS encoding glycosyltransferase family A protein is translated as MNRLAIVIPYYKIDFFEETLQSVAAQSNRDFVLYIGNDASPDNPLPLIEKYLSDFSYLYFDYNDNLGGKNLALQWERILAHVKEDWFQILGDDDIISENFVEEFYKNLPEIQAAKISAIKFSHDIVDENKTILHAITTDETIIPAPELFKRKYKGLMPSSLSENIFALSAYKKHHFLKIPFAWGADDYAILTFSGLNRVFYISSAKVTVRMSTSSISGDLSLQSKKDLGYHIMRETVLNKYSQHFDKSFLIRMLNDHLRFCEKNLVKPHLRLFGILLKRGYPKRFLDMTKVVWSINKKIKHSKG